One region of Streptomyces leeuwenhoekii genomic DNA includes:
- a CDS encoding LacI family DNA-binding transcriptional regulator → MGRPSIKDVAEYAGVSPKTVSNVLNDYQHVSERTRAAVREAIDALGYRINIAGRQLRRGRTGMIALAVPDLDIAYFAELARHVMAETERCGSTTLLLETGGRREKELAAVRGFDAQFTDGVILSPLALRPRDLAGRDTRLPLVLLGECNPPGSADHVAIDNVAAAREATEHLLSRGRRRIAVVGGTLRGPRTTSRLRTVGYQRALAAAGVPVADDLVVPVGAFRWADGADAARLLLRLPEPPDALLCLNDHLALGAVRALYEEGRSVPEDLDVAGFDDIEATRFSVPTLTTVAPDKPGIARTAVRLLLARIDAQTSGGPAIDEIADHRLVVRESSGG, encoded by the coding sequence ATGGGCAGGCCCAGCATCAAGGACGTCGCGGAGTACGCCGGCGTCTCCCCGAAGACGGTGTCGAACGTGCTCAACGACTACCAGCACGTCTCCGAGCGCACCCGGGCCGCGGTGCGGGAGGCCATCGACGCCCTCGGTTACCGGATCAACATCGCCGGGCGCCAGCTCCGCCGGGGCCGTACGGGCATGATCGCCCTGGCCGTACCCGACCTGGACATCGCCTACTTCGCCGAACTGGCCCGTCACGTCATGGCGGAGACCGAACGGTGCGGGAGCACCACCCTCCTGCTGGAGACCGGCGGCAGGCGCGAGAAGGAACTCGCCGCCGTGCGCGGCTTCGACGCCCAGTTCACCGACGGGGTCATCCTCTCGCCGCTCGCCCTGCGCCCCCGCGACCTCGCCGGCCGCGACACCCGGCTGCCGCTGGTCCTGCTCGGCGAGTGCAACCCGCCCGGCAGCGCCGACCACGTGGCCATCGACAACGTGGCCGCGGCCCGCGAGGCCACCGAGCACCTGCTCTCCCGAGGCCGGCGCCGCATCGCCGTGGTCGGCGGCACACTGCGCGGCCCGCGCACCACCAGCAGGCTGCGCACCGTCGGCTACCAGCGGGCACTGGCCGCGGCGGGCGTCCCGGTGGCCGACGACCTCGTCGTGCCGGTCGGTGCCTTCCGCTGGGCGGACGGAGCGGACGCCGCCCGCCTTCTCCTGCGCCTGCCGGAGCCCCCGGACGCGCTGCTCTGTCTCAACGACCATCTGGCCCTCGGAGCCGTGCGCGCGCTGTACGAGGAGGGCCGGTCGGTACCCGAGGACCTGGACGTGGCCGGGTTCGACGACATCGAGGCGACCCGCTTCAGCGTCCCCACCCTCACCACCGTCGCGCCGGACAAGCCGGGCATCGCGCGCACAGCGGTGCGTCTGCTCCTGGCCCGTATCGACGCCCAGACCTCCGGTGGGCCCGCGATCGACGAGATCGCCGATCACCGGTTGGTGGTGCGGGAGAGCTCGGGAGGGTGA
- a CDS encoding maltokinase N-terminal cap-like domain-containing protein — MAVIHQTVLKPTKLELLTSWLPSRPWYRGGTGEPRLTKAGGFRLDDPEGDVGIEFMVVTDASGTRPVSYLVPLTYRGARLDGADHALVGTMDHGVLGPRWAYDGCHDPVMVAQLLALIEGRAQAQDQSISDTLDREVTRSYSGDGVTSTDLAAIAADDPEGTDLPLADGSTLRLNRVLRPAPDSGPVLPEAAAGHVAGVWSLPDGTRARGLFAVLRDSGAR, encoded by the coding sequence ATGGCCGTCATCCACCAGACCGTCCTCAAACCGACCAAGCTCGAACTGCTCACCTCCTGGCTCCCCTCCCGGCCGTGGTACCGAGGCGGCACGGGCGAACCACGGCTGACCAAGGCCGGCGGCTTCCGGCTGGACGATCCGGAGGGCGACGTCGGGATCGAGTTCATGGTGGTCACCGACGCCTCCGGCACCCGCCCGGTCTCTTATCTGGTGCCGCTGACCTATCGCGGGGCCCGGCTCGACGGGGCGGACCACGCACTCGTCGGCACCATGGACCACGGGGTGCTGGGGCCGCGCTGGGCCTACGACGGCTGCCACGACCCGGTGATGGTCGCCCAGTTGCTCGCGCTGATCGAGGGCCGTGCCCAGGCCCAGGACCAGAGCATCAGCGACACTCTCGACCGGGAGGTCACCCGCTCCTACTCCGGTGACGGAGTCACCAGCACCGACCTCGCAGCCATCGCCGCCGACGACCCGGAGGGCACCGATCTGCCCCTCGCGGACGGCAGCACCCTGCGCCTGAACCGGGTTCTGCGGCCCGCCCCGGACAGTGGCCCCGTCCTTCCCGAGGCAGCCGCCGGCCATGTCGCCGGGGTCTGGAGCCTGCCGGACGGCACCCGGGCCCGGGGGCTGTTCGCCGTCCTGCGCGACAGCGGCGCTCGGTAG
- a CDS encoding enolase C-terminal domain-like protein has protein sequence MSTSQPTVTAFSVYPVAGRDCMELNLSGAHGPYFTRNIVVLTDSEGRTGLGEVPGGEKITQTLRDAESLVVGAKVGDYKRVLREIGARFADRDAGGRGAQTFDLRTTVHAVTAVESALLDLLGQHLDVPVAALLGDGMQRDSVRVLGYLFYVGDPDRTDLEYVREHDADTDWYRIRHEEALTPEAIVRQAEATYDLYGFRDFKLKGGVLEGAEEVKAVRALKDRFPEARITLDPNGAWSLKEAVELCAPLAGTLAYAEDPCGAENGYSGREILAEFRRATGLPTATNMIATDWRQLTHALALQSVSIPLADPHFWTMQGSVRVAQLCNAMGLTWGCHSNNHFDISLAMVTHCGAAAPGEYNALDTHWIWQEGLERLTTTPPRIVDGEIAVPDAPGLGVQLDMDRLLAAHELYRTKALGARDDAIGMQYLIPGWEFDAKRPCLVR, from the coding sequence ATGAGCACGAGCCAGCCGACCGTCACCGCGTTCTCCGTCTACCCCGTGGCGGGGCGCGACTGCATGGAACTGAACCTCTCCGGTGCCCACGGCCCCTACTTCACCCGCAACATCGTCGTCCTGACGGACTCCGAGGGCCGCACCGGCCTCGGCGAGGTGCCCGGCGGGGAGAAGATCACACAGACCCTGCGCGACGCCGAGTCCCTCGTGGTCGGCGCCAAGGTCGGCGACTACAAGCGGGTGCTGCGCGAGATCGGAGCCCGCTTCGCCGACCGCGACGCCGGTGGACGGGGCGCGCAGACCTTTGACCTGCGAACCACCGTGCACGCCGTCACCGCCGTCGAGTCGGCTCTCCTGGACCTGCTCGGCCAGCACCTCGACGTGCCGGTCGCGGCGCTCCTCGGGGACGGCATGCAGCGGGACTCCGTACGGGTGCTGGGCTACCTCTTCTACGTCGGCGACCCCGACCGCACCGACCTGGAGTACGTCCGCGAGCACGACGCGGACACCGACTGGTACCGGATCCGGCACGAGGAGGCCCTGACGCCCGAGGCGATCGTGCGCCAGGCCGAGGCGACCTACGACCTGTACGGCTTCCGCGACTTCAAGCTGAAGGGCGGCGTCCTGGAGGGCGCGGAGGAGGTCAAGGCCGTACGCGCGCTGAAGGACCGTTTCCCCGAGGCCCGGATCACCCTCGACCCCAACGGGGCCTGGTCGCTGAAGGAGGCCGTCGAGCTCTGTGCGCCGCTGGCCGGGACGCTCGCCTACGCCGAGGACCCCTGCGGCGCCGAGAACGGCTACTCCGGGCGGGAGATCCTGGCCGAGTTCCGCCGCGCGACCGGTCTGCCCACGGCCACCAACATGATCGCCACCGACTGGCGGCAGCTGACCCACGCCCTCGCCCTGCAGTCGGTCTCCATCCCGCTCGCCGACCCGCACTTCTGGACCATGCAGGGCTCCGTCCGCGTGGCGCAGTTGTGCAACGCGATGGGACTGACCTGGGGCTGCCACTCCAACAACCACTTCGACATCTCCCTCGCCATGGTCACGCACTGCGGAGCCGCCGCACCCGGCGAGTACAACGCCCTGGACACGCACTGGATATGGCAGGAGGGCCTGGAGCGGCTCACCACCACCCCGCCCCGCATCGTCGACGGCGAGATCGCCGTCCCCGACGCCCCCGGTCTCGGCGTCCAGCTCGACATGGACCGCCTTCTCGCCGCCCACGAGCTCTACCGCACGAAGGCCCTGGGCGCGCGGGACGACGCCATCGGCATGCAGTACCTGATCCCGGGCTGGGAGTTCGACGCCAAGCGCCCCTGCCTGGTGCGATAG
- a CDS encoding gluconate:H+ symporter, producing the protein MPLVVVGISVLVLLLLMTRLKLNGFAALLLVAVGVAVVQGIPVKEIPDVLSEGIGGQIGDTMLTIGLGAMVGRVMGDSGAAQRIADKLLDAFGPRWVQVAMVVTSMLIGVTMFYEVAFIIIVPIAFTLVRVTGANLLWVGLPMSIALSTMHSFLPPHPGPTAVAATFHASVGLTLFYGLFVAVPVGALIALLWPRLPFIKAMNPAIPQGLVSERVFDDEEMPGLGWSVFVALFPVVLIAGAAVTDMATSDESPFLHSVAFIGSAPIALLLTLLLAIWAFGPRIGRSLSEVSASCSSAVKAMAMILLVIGAGGAFKNVLVEGGISDYIKDVTDSWSISAIVLAWLIAAILRVALGSATVAVVTASGVVLPLLAGSGAHAEMMVLAVSCGSVAFSHVNDPGFWLFKEYFNLSVIQAIKVRTTYTTVLSVLGLGGVLAAEWVLDLLSL; encoded by the coding sequence ATGCCACTCGTCGTAGTAGGAATCAGCGTTCTGGTTCTGCTGCTCCTCATGACCAGGCTGAAACTGAACGGCTTCGCGGCTCTCCTGCTCGTGGCGGTCGGCGTCGCCGTCGTCCAGGGCATCCCGGTGAAGGAGATCCCGGACGTGCTCTCCGAGGGCATCGGAGGACAGATCGGTGACACGATGCTCACCATCGGGCTCGGTGCCATGGTCGGCCGCGTCATGGGGGACTCCGGCGCCGCCCAGCGCATAGCCGACAAACTGCTCGACGCCTTCGGACCGCGCTGGGTCCAGGTCGCCATGGTGGTGACCTCCATGCTCATCGGCGTGACCATGTTCTACGAGGTCGCCTTCATCATCATCGTGCCCATCGCGTTCACCCTGGTCCGCGTCACCGGAGCCAACCTGCTGTGGGTCGGGCTGCCGATGTCGATCGCCCTGTCCACCATGCACAGCTTCCTGCCCCCGCACCCCGGCCCCACCGCCGTCGCCGCGACCTTCCACGCCTCCGTCGGGCTGACGCTGTTCTACGGACTGTTCGTCGCGGTGCCGGTCGGCGCTCTCATCGCGCTGCTCTGGCCCCGCCTGCCCTTCATCAAGGCGATGAACCCCGCCATCCCCCAGGGACTGGTCAGCGAGCGGGTCTTCGACGACGAGGAGATGCCCGGTCTCGGCTGGTCGGTCTTCGTGGCGCTGTTCCCCGTCGTCCTGATCGCCGGGGCCGCGGTGACGGACATGGCCACGTCCGACGAGAGCCCCTTCCTGCACTCCGTCGCGTTCATCGGCTCGGCACCGATCGCGCTCCTGCTGACGCTGCTCCTGGCCATCTGGGCCTTCGGGCCGCGGATCGGCCGGAGCCTGTCGGAGGTCAGCGCGTCCTGCTCCTCGGCGGTCAAGGCGATGGCGATGATCCTGCTGGTCATCGGTGCCGGCGGCGCCTTCAAGAACGTCCTGGTGGAAGGCGGCATCTCCGACTACATCAAGGACGTCACCGACTCCTGGTCCATCTCCGCCATCGTCCTGGCCTGGCTGATCGCGGCCATTCTCCGGGTGGCCCTCGGATCGGCCACGGTCGCCGTCGTCACGGCCTCCGGTGTGGTGCTGCCCCTGCTTGCCGGGAGCGGTGCGCACGCCGAGATGATGGTGCTCGCCGTCTCTTGCGGTTCGGTCGCCTTCTCACACGTCAACGACCCCGGTTTCTGGCTGTTCAAGGAGTACTTCAATCTCTCGGTCATCCAGGCGATCAAGGTTCGCACCACCTACACCACGGTTCTGTCGGTCCTCGGTCTGGGCGGCGTCCTGGCGGCCGAATGGGTCCTCGACCTCCTGAGCCTGTGA
- a CDS encoding LysR substrate-binding domain-containing protein — translation MFTLAQLTSFVAVAEELHFTRAAERLNMTQPPLSRQIQLLENELGVHLLDRTNRTVRLTPAGRAFLIEARRILRQSEHAALAVRRVSTGEAGAIAVGFTAASAYSALGDLLETARAALPGVEILLQELVTRDQLKALSEGSLDLGLIRPSTTGADLTSRTAVREGLLAALPAGHPLAAAEGPMRIEDFDGEDFLMYSPIEARYFHELLISIFRIARARPVFTQYLTQVHSILALVNGGWGIALVPETAARMRYGGVVFRQVGLPDPNPVELDLVWRRNNDNPALHALLRHL, via the coding sequence ATGTTCACTCTCGCCCAGTTGACGAGCTTCGTGGCCGTCGCCGAGGAACTGCACTTCACCCGTGCCGCGGAACGGCTGAACATGACGCAGCCGCCGCTGAGCCGGCAGATCCAGCTCCTGGAGAACGAGCTGGGCGTGCACCTGCTGGACCGCACCAACCGGACCGTGCGGCTCACCCCGGCCGGCCGGGCCTTCCTGATCGAGGCGCGCCGCATCCTGCGCCAGTCCGAGCACGCCGCCCTCGCCGTGCGCCGGGTCTCCACCGGCGAGGCGGGCGCGATCGCCGTCGGGTTCACGGCCGCCAGCGCCTACTCCGCTCTCGGTGACCTGCTGGAGACCGCCCGGGCGGCACTGCCGGGAGTGGAGATCCTGTTGCAGGAACTCGTCACCCGCGACCAGCTCAAGGCCCTCAGCGAGGGCTCGCTCGACCTCGGGCTGATCCGGCCCTCCACCACGGGGGCCGACCTGACCTCCCGTACGGCGGTGCGGGAAGGGCTGCTGGCCGCCCTTCCCGCCGGGCACCCGCTGGCCGCTGCGGAGGGGCCGATGCGGATCGAGGACTTCGACGGCGAGGACTTCCTCATGTACTCGCCCATCGAGGCCCGCTACTTCCACGAACTGCTGATCAGCATTTTCCGCATCGCGCGCGCCCGGCCCGTCTTCACCCAGTACCTCACACAGGTGCACAGCATCCTGGCCCTGGTCAACGGCGGCTGGGGCATCGCCCTGGTGCCCGAGACCGCGGCCCGGATGCGCTACGGAGGTGTCGTCTTCCGGCAGGTCGGCCTCCCGGACCCGAACCCGGTCGAACTCGACCTCGTCTGGCGCCGGAACAACGACAATCCGGCTCTCCACGCGCTGCTGCGGCATCTGTGA
- the kdgD gene encoding 5-dehydro-4-deoxyglucarate dehydratase, giving the protein MTSFTPAELGHRIGSGLLSFPVTHFGDDLSFDEDAYRENIVRLAKYDVGGLFAAGGTGEFFSLTPAEVERVVAAAADSAPDGTPILAPAGYGTATAIELAAAAERAGADGILLFPPYLTEAGQEGLARHVEAVCRSTSLGVVIYGRANAVYRDDTVARLADTCPNLIGYKDGVGDIDTMTRIHARLGERLTYIGGLPTAETYALPYLQLGVTTYSSAIFNFLPEFALDFYAAVRERRHDAVTRMLRDFVLPYTEIRNRQAGYAVSIVKAGMTATGHSAGPVRPPLTDLTARELDELKALIAKLPSTTG; this is encoded by the coding sequence ATGACGTCCTTCACCCCGGCGGAACTCGGCCACCGCATCGGATCCGGTCTGCTGTCCTTCCCCGTGACCCACTTCGGCGACGACCTGTCCTTCGACGAGGACGCCTACCGGGAGAACATCGTCCGCCTGGCCAAGTACGACGTCGGCGGCCTCTTCGCCGCCGGCGGCACGGGCGAGTTCTTCTCCCTGACCCCCGCCGAGGTCGAACGCGTCGTGGCCGCCGCCGCCGACAGCGCCCCCGACGGCACCCCGATCCTGGCCCCGGCCGGTTACGGCACCGCCACCGCGATCGAGCTGGCCGCCGCCGCCGAACGCGCCGGCGCCGACGGCATCCTGCTCTTCCCGCCCTACCTCACCGAAGCCGGGCAGGAGGGTCTGGCCCGCCATGTCGAGGCCGTCTGCCGCTCCACCTCGCTCGGCGTCGTCATCTACGGCCGCGCCAACGCCGTCTACCGCGACGACACGGTCGCCCGGCTCGCCGACACCTGCCCCAACCTGATCGGCTACAAGGACGGCGTCGGCGACATCGACACCATGACCCGGATCCACGCCCGCCTCGGCGAGCGCCTCACCTACATCGGCGGCCTGCCCACCGCCGAGACGTACGCCCTGCCCTATCTCCAACTGGGCGTGACGACCTACTCCTCGGCCATCTTCAACTTCCTGCCGGAGTTCGCCCTCGACTTCTACGCCGCCGTCCGCGAACGCCGGCACGACGCCGTCACCCGCATGCTCCGGGACTTCGTCCTGCCGTACACCGAGATCCGCAACCGCCAGGCCGGCTACGCGGTCAGCATCGTCAAGGCCGGCATGACCGCCACCGGGCACAGCGCGGGACCGGTCCGCCCCCCGCTCACCGACCTGACCGCGCGGGAACTCGACGAGCTCAAGGCGCTCATCGCCAAGCTGCCCTCCACCACGGGCTGA
- a CDS encoding hemerythrin domain-containing protein gives MSSTDVVELILQDHRRMEDLFRTMRNIEADRAAALEEFADLLIAHASAEEDKVYPALRRYKNVDGEDVDHSVHEHHEANAALLALLEVEDTTSEEWEEKLEELVTAVNHHADEEERTLLNDARENVGDDRRAELGRAFREARAQYLKADCGSVENVRKLVAAADD, from the coding sequence GTGTCGTCCACCGACGTCGTCGAACTCATCCTGCAGGACCACCGCCGCATGGAGGACCTCTTCCGCACCATGCGCAACATCGAAGCCGACCGGGCCGCCGCTCTGGAAGAGTTCGCGGACCTTCTCATCGCCCACGCCTCGGCGGAGGAGGACAAGGTCTACCCCGCTCTGCGGCGCTACAAGAACGTGGACGGCGAGGACGTGGACCACAGCGTCCACGAGCACCATGAGGCCAACGCGGCGCTGCTCGCCCTGCTGGAAGTGGAGGACACGACTTCCGAAGAGTGGGAGGAGAAGCTGGAAGAGCTCGTCACAGCGGTCAATCACCACGCGGACGAGGAGGAGCGGACCCTTCTCAACGACGCCCGCGAGAACGTCGGCGACGACCGCCGCGCCGAGTTGGGCCGGGCTTTCCGCGAGGCACGTGCGCAGTACCTGAAGGCGGACTGCGGCAGCGTCGAGAACGTGCGCAAGCTGGTGGCCGCCGCCGACGATTGA
- a CDS encoding ATP-binding protein, with protein sequence MDESSVRAVGWARSLPMNTGPKAARDWAREHLETLEWTRDTPQTVHDVLLTVSELVTNAHVHAHSTARLVLTWDGQCLHVAVHDDDTTLPTPREPSHDRPGGRGMFLVDALADDWEARSCPTGKSVTACFRPPEAAGDAH encoded by the coding sequence GTGGACGAATCGTCGGTGCGAGCGGTGGGCTGGGCGCGCTCGCTGCCCATGAACACCGGGCCCAAGGCGGCGCGCGACTGGGCGCGCGAACATCTGGAGACGCTGGAGTGGACGCGAGACACCCCGCAGACGGTGCACGATGTGCTGCTGACCGTGTCCGAGCTGGTCACCAACGCCCATGTGCACGCCCACTCCACCGCCCGGCTCGTGCTGACCTGGGACGGCCAGTGCCTGCACGTCGCCGTGCACGACGACGACACCACGCTGCCCACTCCGCGCGAACCCAGCCACGACCGCCCCGGCGGGCGGGGCATGTTCCTGGTCGACGCCCTGGCCGACGACTGGGAGGCCCGTTCCTGCCCCACCGGCAAGTCGGTCACCGCCTGCTTCCGTCCACCGGAGGCGGCCGGCGACGCCCACTGA
- a CDS encoding condensation domain-containing protein — MFADVLDMPRVGVDDGFFALGGHSLLATRLISRVRTVLGVELPIAVLFETPTVAGLAEWLRTAQAGVRPTLVRAAWPEVVPLSFAQRRLWFVHRLEGPSAMYNIPLALRLSGELDVAALRAALGDLVARHESLRTVFPRRARAAQQVVLEPDAHGELLSVVDGDPEEIDEMLRAAAGHAFDLAAELPLRATLFVVRPDEHVLLLLLHHIAGDGWSMAPLSRDLAAAYEARRRGRAPEWEPLPVQYAEYTLWQRDVLGDPDDPGSRYARQLAGSG, encoded by the coding sequence CTGTTCGCCGATGTCCTGGACATGCCCCGGGTCGGCGTCGACGACGGCTTCTTCGCGCTGGGCGGCCATTCGCTGCTGGCCACCCGCCTGATCAGCCGGGTGCGTACGGTGCTGGGCGTCGAGCTGCCGATCGCGGTGCTGTTCGAGACGCCGACGGTGGCGGGGCTGGCCGAGTGGCTGCGTACCGCTCAGGCGGGTGTGCGGCCCACACTGGTACGGGCGGCGTGGCCGGAGGTGGTGCCGTTGTCGTTCGCGCAGCGGCGGCTGTGGTTCGTGCACCGGCTGGAGGGGCCGAGCGCGATGTACAACATCCCGCTGGCGCTGCGGCTCTCGGGGGAGCTGGACGTGGCCGCGCTGCGGGCGGCGCTGGGCGATCTGGTGGCCCGGCACGAGAGCCTGCGCACCGTCTTCCCCCGCAGGGCGCGCGCCGCGCAGCAGGTCGTCCTGGAGCCCGATGCCCACGGGGAACTGCTGTCCGTGGTGGACGGTGATCCGGAGGAGATCGACGAAATGCTGCGGGCCGCCGCCGGCCACGCCTTCGACCTGGCCGCCGAGCTGCCGCTGCGTGCCACGCTGTTCGTGGTCCGGCCGGACGAGCATGTGCTGTTGCTGCTGCTGCACCACATCGCGGGCGACGGGTGGTCCATGGCGCCGCTGTCGCGGGACCTGGCGGCGGCGTACGAGGCCCGCCGCCGGGGGCGGGCGCCGGAGTGGGAACCCCTGCCGGTGCAGTACGCCGAATACACCCTGTGGCAGCGCGACGTCCTCGGCGACCCCGACGACCCCGGCAGCCGCTACGCCCGGCAACTCGCCGGCAGCGGGTGA
- a CDS encoding GNAT family N-acetyltransferase, producing MTPALRTERLEFLPYRPEHEDVFVALLRDEEVCRWMGQERVPEEEIRTLFRAILTDVYPKRLFDVWGLWHEGAYVGHAEVKKTGNVDGHELVTALSPGYWGKGLGTEVVRGLLRHAADNLGLREAYGMVGADNAASLAMCRRLGFRPVRDVVGDDGTVTRMLVIPTTGTV from the coding sequence GTGACACCCGCCCTGCGCACCGAACGGCTCGAGTTCCTGCCCTACCGGCCCGAGCACGAGGACGTCTTCGTCGCCCTGCTGCGCGACGAGGAGGTCTGCCGCTGGATGGGCCAGGAACGGGTGCCGGAGGAAGAGATCCGCACCCTGTTCCGCGCCATCCTCACCGACGTCTACCCCAAGCGGCTGTTCGACGTGTGGGGCCTGTGGCACGAGGGCGCCTACGTCGGTCACGCCGAGGTGAAGAAGACCGGCAACGTCGACGGCCACGAACTGGTCACCGCCCTGTCCCCCGGGTACTGGGGCAAGGGCCTGGGCACCGAGGTGGTCCGCGGTCTGCTCCGCCACGCCGCCGACAACCTGGGGCTGCGGGAGGCGTACGGCATGGTGGGTGCCGACAACGCCGCCAGCCTCGCCATGTGCCGCCGCCTGGGCTTCCGTCCGGTACGGGACGTGGTGGGAGACGACGGCACGGTGACCCGGATGCTGGTGATACCCACCACCGGCACCGTGTGA
- a CDS encoding MbtH family protein: protein MDENTRYQVLRNDEDQYSLWPVDVDVPAGWQPVGKEGTEAECTAYVDEVWTDMRPRSLRERMENAGA from the coding sequence ATGGACGAGAACACCCGCTACCAGGTGCTGCGCAACGACGAGGACCAGTACTCCCTCTGGCCGGTCGACGTCGACGTGCCCGCCGGCTGGCAGCCCGTCGGCAAGGAGGGCACCGAGGCCGAGTGCACGGCCTACGTCGACGAGGTGTGGACCGACATGCGCCCGCGCAGCCTGCGGGAGCGGATGGAGAACGCCGGGGCCTGA